A portion of the Pseudoxanthomonas sp. JBR18 genome contains these proteins:
- a CDS encoding methyl-accepting chemotaxis protein: MKIMHMLAILVLVAVLALLALSGVGYFARQGLLSSVSAQVVSSDALRNHMQADMMHDALRSDVTAAMLAATQQDVDGLKAARDSLGEHAAEFHQALAENRKLPLDPALRAQLEAVTPTLQRYITAADKVLSLTESHADNRAAYTDFTDQFTRLETSMSEISDRIVALNEQSRKAAEQQSRRATWQQAGAVVVAVLCLAVAAGWIIRSIAHLLGGEPRVAMTAAQHIAEGRLDQAIPVAAKHGRSLMAALARMQRQLREQIEHERSIAAENLRIRTALDNASTGMYIADPDLTIIYANTTLQTLLQTHAEDIQACAPAFDRSLPLLGQPVALLEVGNSQDAEIYQQLDRQGSAQREVRYGDVCIAQEITVIRGAGGAHLGFVCEWRDRTDEAQVEAEIAAAVRSAADGDLSQRIDQQGKQGFFLMLAQQLNGLLDANAASIAEVSRLLSALATGDLTVRMEGDFQGVFATMRDDANATADQLADIVGRITHASTAINTAAGEIAAGNSDLSVRTEQQAANLEETAASMEELTSTVKQNAEHARQANQLAAGAADVASKGGAVVGQVVTTMSDIEASSKKIAEIISVIDGIAFQTNILALNAAVEAARAGEQGRGFAVVASEVRTLAQRSANAAKEIKGLIDDSVSKVANGSALVDQAGRTMGEIVTSVQRVTDIMSEIAAASQEQSSGIEQVNLTVTQMDEATQQNAALVEEATAAARSMEEQAQALIETVSLFRLTDNPQLALQSTPPKGAGLAAPKAKPHVKGQPKLVAATEASESEF; the protein is encoded by the coding sequence ATGAAGATCATGCATATGCTCGCCATCCTGGTGCTGGTGGCGGTGCTGGCCTTGCTGGCACTGAGCGGCGTCGGCTACTTCGCACGGCAGGGCCTGCTGAGTTCGGTTTCCGCGCAGGTCGTGTCTTCCGATGCGCTGCGCAACCACATGCAAGCCGACATGATGCACGACGCGCTGCGCAGCGACGTGACCGCCGCCATGTTGGCCGCAACGCAGCAAGATGTGGACGGCCTCAAGGCCGCACGTGACTCGCTGGGCGAACACGCCGCCGAGTTCCATCAGGCGCTGGCCGAAAACCGCAAGCTGCCACTGGATCCCGCTCTGCGCGCCCAGCTTGAGGCAGTGACTCCGACCCTGCAGCGGTACATCACTGCCGCCGACAAGGTGCTTTCGCTGACCGAAAGCCACGCCGACAACCGCGCTGCCTATACCGACTTCACCGACCAATTCACTCGCCTGGAAACCAGCATGAGTGAGATCAGCGACCGCATCGTGGCGCTGAACGAACAAAGCCGAAAAGCCGCCGAACAACAGAGCCGGCGCGCGACCTGGCAACAGGCCGGCGCGGTGGTCGTGGCGGTGCTATGCCTGGCCGTCGCCGCCGGCTGGATCATTCGCTCGATCGCGCACCTGCTTGGCGGTGAGCCGCGTGTGGCAATGACCGCGGCGCAACACATCGCAGAAGGCCGCCTGGATCAGGCGATCCCGGTCGCAGCCAAGCACGGACGCAGCCTGATGGCGGCGCTGGCGCGGATGCAAAGGCAGCTGCGCGAACAGATCGAGCATGAGCGCAGCATCGCCGCCGAGAACCTGCGCATCCGCACGGCCCTGGACAACGCCTCGACCGGCATGTACATCGCCGATCCCGACTTGACCATCATCTATGCCAACACCACGCTGCAGACCCTGCTGCAGACCCACGCCGAGGACATCCAGGCCTGCGCGCCGGCCTTCGACCGGTCCCTGCCCCTGCTTGGCCAGCCGGTGGCATTGCTGGAAGTCGGCAACTCGCAGGATGCGGAGATCTACCAGCAGCTCGATCGCCAGGGCTCGGCACAGCGCGAGGTCCGCTACGGCGACGTCTGCATCGCGCAGGAAATCACCGTCATCCGCGGCGCCGGCGGCGCGCACCTGGGCTTTGTCTGCGAATGGCGCGACCGCACCGACGAGGCCCAGGTGGAAGCGGAAATCGCAGCGGCGGTGCGCAGCGCTGCCGACGGGGACCTCTCGCAGCGCATCGACCAACAGGGCAAGCAGGGCTTCTTCCTGATGCTGGCGCAGCAGCTCAACGGTCTGCTCGACGCCAACGCGGCCAGCATCGCCGAGGTCTCAAGACTGCTCAGTGCGCTGGCGACCGGTGACCTCACCGTGCGCATGGAAGGCGACTTCCAGGGCGTGTTTGCCACGATGCGCGACGATGCCAACGCCACCGCCGACCAGTTGGCCGACATCGTGGGCCGGATCACGCACGCCTCCACGGCAATCAACACCGCCGCCGGTGAGATCGCCGCCGGCAACAGCGACCTGTCGGTGCGTACCGAGCAGCAGGCCGCCAACCTGGAAGAAACCGCCGCTTCGATGGAGGAACTGACCTCCACGGTCAAGCAGAACGCCGAGCATGCCCGCCAGGCCAATCAGCTGGCCGCAGGCGCCGCCGACGTGGCCTCCAAGGGTGGTGCGGTGGTCGGTCAGGTGGTCACCACCATGTCCGACATCGAAGCCTCCTCCAAGAAGATCGCCGAGATCATCTCGGTCATCGACGGCATCGCCTTCCAGACCAACATCCTCGCGCTCAACGCCGCAGTGGAAGCCGCCCGTGCCGGCGAACAGGGCCGCGGCTTTGCCGTGGTCGCCTCCGAGGTACGCACCCTGGCCCAGCGTTCGGCCAACGCGGCCAAGGAGATCAAGGGCCTGATCGATGATTCGGTGAGCAAGGTCGCCAATGGCTCGGCCCTGGTCGACCAGGCCGGCAGGACCATGGGCGAGATCGTGACCAGCGTGCAGCGGGTGACCGACATCATGAGTGAGATCGCGGCCGCCTCGCAGGAGCAGTCCTCGGGTATCGAGCAGGTCAACCTGACCGTCACCCAGATGGACGAGGCCACCCAGCAGAACGCCGCCCTGGTCGAGGAAGCCACCGCCGCGGCGCGCTCGATGGAGGAGCAGGCTCAGGCGTTGATCGAAACAGTCTCGCTGTTCCGGTTGACCGACAACCCGCAATTAGCCCTGCAAAGCACTCCGCCCAAGGGTGCAGGTCTCGCCGCGCCGAAAGCCAAGCCGCACGTCAAAGGCCAGCCCAAGCTGGTGGCCGCCACCGAAGCCAGTGAGTCGGAGTTCTAA
- a CDS encoding methyl-accepting chemotaxis protein, whose protein sequence is MTTFKNLSLSARMALSFATIVLITLIIGTISLTSLSSLNAAADMNDHTYKVLATGELMKADALNVETGARGYLLSGEKESLQPFTDGQASFEKNFAEAKRLTQDNPNQQTRLQKLHTAFDELVRLEQQIIAVREHSSDMAQISSQFNQAPDRAVMKSIREILSAFDNEERTLLAERSATLVKVRAQNKWAVLVGNLLVITAAIGMAVLIRRQLLKRLGTAIGVADSISRGKLDNSIDLRSKDEAGVLLLSMDKMQSQLQAVLAAQVEMAQRHDAGQISFRMDEAAFPGDYGRMVRDSNALAASHIAVKMRLAQLMGRYAIGDLSEDMDRLPGEKAVLTETMDTVKHNLTAINQEISRLSGAAASGDFSVRGDAERFQYDFRLMVDSLNQLMATADGNLQALSTLLQAIAAGDLTARMEGDFQGVFATMRDDANATAQQLADIVGRIQTAALSINSAASEIAAGNDDLSQRTEQQAANLEETAASMEELTSTVKQNAEHARQANQLAVGAADVASKGGAVVGQVVTTMSDIETSSKKIAEIISVIDGIAFQTNILALNAAVEAARAGDQGRGFAVVASEVRTLAQRSANAAKEIKGLIDDSVSKVANGSALVDQAGKTMGEIVSSVQRVTDIMGEISAASQEQSSGIEQVNLTVTQMDEATQQNAALVEEATAAARSMEQQAGQLSQAVALFKLDAATTIAAAPTAQRPARVQTHATPKSSGPVARVPRTASRAVATAEDRQWQEF, encoded by the coding sequence ATGACGACATTCAAGAACCTCAGTCTTTCCGCCAGGATGGCACTCAGTTTCGCCACCATCGTGCTGATCACCCTGATCATCGGCACCATCAGTCTGACCAGCCTGTCCTCGCTGAACGCGGCGGCAGACATGAACGACCATACCTACAAGGTGCTGGCCACCGGCGAGTTGATGAAAGCCGACGCCCTCAACGTCGAAACCGGCGCGCGCGGCTACTTGCTGTCAGGCGAAAAGGAGAGTCTTCAGCCCTTCACCGACGGCCAGGCCAGCTTTGAGAAAAACTTCGCCGAAGCCAAGCGCCTGACCCAGGACAACCCGAATCAGCAGACGCGGCTGCAGAAGCTGCATACCGCGTTCGATGAGCTGGTCCGCCTGGAACAGCAGATCATCGCCGTGCGCGAACACTCCAGCGACATGGCGCAGATCTCCTCCCAGTTCAATCAGGCGCCCGACCGCGCCGTCATGAAGTCGATTCGCGAGATCCTCAGCGCGTTCGACAACGAAGAGCGCACCCTGCTGGCCGAGCGCAGCGCAACGCTGGTCAAAGTCCGCGCGCAGAACAAGTGGGCGGTCCTGGTGGGCAACCTGCTGGTCATCACGGCCGCCATCGGCATGGCGGTACTGATCCGCCGGCAGTTGCTCAAGCGGCTCGGCACTGCCATTGGCGTGGCTGATTCCATTTCCCGGGGCAAGCTCGACAATTCAATCGACCTGCGCAGCAAGGACGAGGCGGGCGTGCTGCTGCTGAGCATGGACAAGATGCAGAGCCAGTTGCAGGCGGTGCTCGCCGCGCAGGTGGAGATGGCCCAGCGCCACGACGCCGGCCAGATCAGCTTCCGCATGGACGAGGCGGCCTTCCCCGGCGACTACGGGCGCATGGTCCGCGACAGCAATGCGCTGGCCGCTTCGCATATCGCGGTCAAGATGCGCCTGGCACAGCTCATGGGCCGCTACGCCATCGGCGACCTGTCCGAGGACATGGATCGCCTGCCCGGCGAGAAGGCCGTACTCACCGAGACCATGGACACGGTCAAGCACAACCTGACCGCGATCAACCAGGAGATCTCGCGCCTGTCGGGCGCGGCCGCCAGCGGCGATTTCAGCGTGCGTGGCGACGCCGAGCGCTTCCAGTACGACTTCCGGCTGATGGTCGACAGCCTCAACCAGCTGATGGCCACCGCCGACGGCAACCTGCAGGCCCTGTCCACCCTGCTGCAGGCCATCGCAGCCGGCGACCTCACCGCCCGTATGGAAGGCGACTTCCAGGGCGTGTTCGCCACCATGCGCGACGATGCCAACGCCACCGCCCAGCAGTTGGCCGACATCGTGGGCCGCATCCAGACCGCCGCGCTCAGCATCAACAGTGCCGCCAGCGAGATCGCCGCCGGAAATGACGACCTCTCACAGCGCACCGAGCAGCAGGCCGCCAACCTGGAAGAGACCGCCGCTTCCATGGAGGAGCTGACCTCCACGGTCAAGCAGAACGCCGAGCACGCCCGCCAGGCCAACCAGCTGGCCGTCGGCGCCGCCGACGTGGCCTCCAAGGGTGGTGCGGTGGTCGGTCAGGTGGTCACCACCATGTCCGACATCGAGACCTCCTCCAAGAAGATCGCCGAGATCATCTCGGTCATCGACGGCATCGCCTTCCAGACCAACATCCTGGCGCTCAACGCCGCGGTGGAAGCCGCCCGCGCCGGTGATCAGGGCCGCGGCTTCGCCGTGGTCGCCTCCGAGGTGCGCACCCTGGCCCAGCGTTCGGCCAACGCGGCCAAGGAGATCAAGGGCCTGATCGACGATTCGGTGAGCAAGGTCGCCAATGGTTCGGCCCTGGTCGACCAGGCCGGCAAGACCATGGGCGAGATCGTCTCCAGCGTGCAGCGGGTCACCGACATCATGGGCGAGATCTCGGCGGCCTCGCAGGAGCAGTCCTCGGGCATCGAGCAGGTCAACCTGACCGTCACCCAGATGGACGAAGCCACGCAGCAGAACGCTGCCCTGGTCGAGGAAGCCACTGCCGCCGCGCGCTCGATGGAGCAGCAGGCCGGACAACTGAGCCAGGCCGTGGCCCTGTTCAAACTCGATGCCGCCACGACCATCGCCGCCGCACCGACCGCGCAGCGTCCCGCTCGCGTCCAGACCCACGCCACCCCCAAATCTTCCGGGCCGGTCGCGCGCGTGCCACGCACAGCATCGCGTGCAGTCGCGACCGCGGAAGATCGGCAGTGGCAGGAGTTCTAA
- a CDS encoding transporter, with the protein MKPFALASCLTLCSIANLAQAQSEPIATDRPDFVESSLTVGDRRLQVETSVAWERDEGLDGYSTPTLFRYGIGPDWELRLETDGWQTVDAPAGGRDSGFSDVSLGVKRHLTSEVGGATLAWLLHVDLPSGAHSVRGRGARPSLRLVAEWELSDSVSAGVMPGLIHDADEDGHHYTAGIFGAVLGKAWSERSRSFVEVALPQIAHHDDGGTLAQLNVGSAWLLNQDVQVDVVYSHGLNDRSPDHAVGAGLSFRF; encoded by the coding sequence ATGAAGCCCTTCGCACTCGCCAGCTGTCTGACTTTGTGCAGTATCGCCAACCTGGCCCAGGCCCAGTCGGAACCGATCGCCACCGACCGCCCCGATTTCGTCGAATCCAGCCTGACGGTCGGCGACCGCCGCCTGCAGGTGGAAACCAGCGTGGCCTGGGAACGCGATGAAGGCCTCGACGGGTACAGCACGCCGACACTGTTTCGCTACGGCATCGGCCCGGACTGGGAACTCCGCCTGGAAACCGACGGCTGGCAGACCGTGGACGCCCCAGCCGGCGGGCGCGACTCCGGATTCTCCGACGTCTCGCTGGGCGTCAAGCGTCATCTGACCAGCGAGGTCGGCGGCGCGACACTGGCCTGGCTGCTGCATGTCGATCTGCCCAGCGGCGCACACAGCGTGCGCGGCCGCGGTGCACGCCCGTCGTTGCGCCTGGTGGCCGAGTGGGAACTCAGCGACAGCGTTTCGGCCGGCGTCATGCCTGGCCTGATCCACGACGCGGACGAGGATGGGCACCACTACACCGCCGGCATCTTCGGCGCGGTGCTCGGCAAGGCATGGAGCGAACGCAGCCGCTCGTTCGTGGAAGTGGCACTCCCGCAGATCGCGCATCACGACGACGGCGGCACCCTCGCCCAGCTGAATGTCGGTTCGGCCTGGCTGCTCAACCAGGATGTGCAGGTGGACGTGGTCTACAGCCACGGCCTCAACGACCGCTCGCCCGACCACGCGGTCGGCGCGGGCCTGTCCTTCCGCTTCTGA
- a CDS encoding methyl-accepting chemotaxis protein, with protein sequence MNNFLQRYNVGRRLGAAFGVLILLSGLLVAVGLMTVSSARSELDNIVKVNIEKTRLGSAMRDANSNIFIAMGTLLMTTTEELNKQAIASIKRERDAYQAARDAMEAFPASPEARKNRDEIDRNRDIARALNDQVVALGLQNKNIEAQTLMSEQARPAMLAWQASIAQNLAMQEKQSSASYAQAVASMQRGKWMLIGGGVAVLLISSLLALAITRSLTVPLARATRAAEAIAAGNLDNDVRTQANDESGRLLKAMGGMQLQLQRFSSETARMIELHADKDMSHRMPEDFPGVYGELSKGINTMMFEHLDAIVDAIGVLNEYANGDLRRDARRLPGSRAVLHESMDAAKASLLAINTEIKRLAGAAASGDFTARGDERAFDHDFRVMVGDLNRLMSTADTSLQSLSVLLRAIAEGDLTQRMNGEFHGVFATMRDDANGTCDKLAQIVGSIQEAAGSINTASTEIASGNNDLSQRTEQQAANLEETAASMEELTSTVKQNAEHARQANQLAVGAADVASKGGAVVGQVVTTMSDIEASSKKIAEIISVIDGIAFQTNILALNAAVEAARAGEQGRGFAVVASEVRTLAQRSANAAKEIKGLIDDSVSKVANGTALVDQAGRTMGEIVTSVQRVTDIMSEIAAASQEQSSGIEQVNLTVTQMDEATQQNAALVEEATAAARSMEEQATRLSETVSLFKLSASAPATPSRPTLVAATRAAPPRKAPPPAARPAPRAMPKAAVTQAAETAHWQEF encoded by the coding sequence ATGAACAACTTCCTGCAACGTTACAACGTAGGCCGCCGCCTTGGCGCAGCCTTCGGCGTGCTTATCTTGCTATCGGGGCTGTTGGTCGCAGTCGGCCTGATGACTGTCTCCAGCGCACGGAGCGAGCTGGACAACATCGTCAAGGTCAATATTGAAAAAACGCGCCTGGGGAGCGCGATGCGCGATGCGAATTCCAACATCTTCATTGCCATGGGCACCTTGCTCATGACCACGACCGAGGAGTTGAACAAGCAAGCCATCGCCTCCATCAAGCGCGAACGCGACGCTTACCAGGCTGCACGTGACGCAATGGAGGCGTTTCCTGCCTCGCCGGAGGCCCGTAAGAATCGCGACGAAATCGACCGTAACCGCGACATCGCCAGGGCCTTGAACGATCAAGTCGTCGCGCTGGGCCTCCAGAACAAGAATATCGAGGCTCAGACGTTGATGAGCGAGCAGGCTCGGCCAGCGATGCTGGCCTGGCAGGCCAGCATCGCCCAGAACCTGGCCATGCAGGAAAAGCAGAGTTCGGCCAGCTATGCCCAGGCCGTGGCCTCCATGCAGCGCGGGAAATGGATGTTGATCGGCGGCGGCGTGGCTGTGCTGCTCATCAGCAGCCTGCTTGCCCTGGCCATCACGCGCAGCCTGACGGTGCCACTGGCACGCGCGACCCGCGCCGCCGAGGCCATTGCCGCCGGCAACCTGGATAATGATGTGCGCACCCAGGCCAACGATGAGAGCGGCCGGCTGCTCAAGGCCATGGGCGGCATGCAGCTGCAGCTGCAGCGCTTCTCCAGCGAGACCGCGCGCATGATCGAGCTGCACGCCGACAAGGACATGTCCCATCGCATGCCCGAGGACTTTCCTGGTGTGTATGGCGAACTGAGCAAGGGCATCAACACGATGATGTTCGAGCACCTGGATGCCATCGTCGATGCGATCGGCGTCCTCAACGAATACGCCAATGGCGACCTGCGCCGCGACGCACGCCGCCTGCCCGGCAGCCGTGCCGTCCTGCACGAATCGATGGATGCCGCCAAGGCCAGCCTGCTGGCGATCAATACCGAGATCAAGCGCCTGGCCGGCGCGGCGGCTTCGGGGGATTTCACCGCCCGCGGCGACGAGCGCGCCTTCGATCATGATTTCCGGGTGATGGTCGGTGACTTGAACCGCCTGATGTCCACCGCAGACACCAGCCTCCAGTCGCTGTCGGTGCTGCTCCGAGCGATCGCCGAAGGGGATCTGACGCAGCGTATGAATGGCGAGTTCCACGGTGTCTTTGCCACCATGCGCGACGACGCCAACGGCACCTGCGACAAGCTGGCGCAGATCGTGGGCAGCATCCAGGAGGCGGCGGGCAGCATCAATACCGCTTCCACCGAAATCGCCTCGGGCAACAACGACCTGTCTCAACGTACCGAGCAGCAGGCCGCCAACCTGGAAGAGACCGCCGCCTCCATGGAGGAGCTGACCTCCACGGTCAAGCAGAACGCCGAGCACGCCCGCCAGGCCAACCAGCTGGCCGTCGGCGCCGCCGACGTGGCCTCCAAGGGTGGCGCGGTGGTCGGTCAGGTGGTCACCACCATGTCCGACATCGAAGCCTCCTCCAAGAAGATCGCCGAGATCATCTCGGTCATCGACGGCATCGCCTTCCAGACCAACATCCTGGCGCTCAACGCCGCGGTGGAAGCCGCCCGTGCCGGCGAACAGGGTCGCGGCTTTGCCGTGGTCGCCTCCGAGGTGCGCACCCTGGCCCAGCGTTCGGCCAACGCCGCCAAGGAGATCAAGGGCCTGATCGACGACTCGGTGAGCAAGGTCGCCAACGGCACGGCCCTGGTCGACCAGGCCGGCAGGACCATGGGCGAGATCGTGACAAGCGTGCAGCGGGTGACCGACATCATGAGTGAGATCGCGGCCGCCTCGCAGGAGCAGTCCTCGGGCATCGAGCAGGTCAACCTGACCGTCACCCAGATGGACGAGGCCACCCAGCAGAACGCCGCTCTGGTCGAGGAAGCCACGGCCGCCGCGCGCTCGATGGAAGAACAGGCCACGCGCCTGAGCGAGACCGTGTCGCTGTTCAAGCTGAGCGCCTCGGCCCCGGCCACGCCGTCGCGGCCGACCCTGGTTGCCGCAACCCGTGCCGCGCCGCCGCGCAAGGCCCCGCCTCCGGCGGCGCGTCCGGCTCCACGCGCGATGCCCAAGGCGGCCGTGACCCAGGCCGCCGAGACCGCCCACTGGCAGGAGTTCTGA
- a CDS encoding methyl-accepting chemotaxis protein, which yields MSTDRPTGLTSISSKIHAALGLGLGLILICALGGLASAWFSLSDTVPPAVNRAQKGEALALEFRIQVQEWKNVLIRGGDASLRDKYLKAFQESGKRVQDAASQIANEARQADKAKAADLAARFGAQHATLQAQYDAALVQFQSNAYDTRATDLLVRGMDRPPTQTLDALNQALSEDAKAAVVANVAHARSKLMVSALLTIAIALALLVGLGVWLKRAIVAPIMALSNSAQRMAQGDLQAINSWRANDELGLLTRSMDTMQEQLRSVIAAQREMSEQHAAGTISHRMDASRFPGAYGRMVDDTNQLVADHIAVKMSIIELAQRYAIGDLSQDMTRLPGEKAVITRTMDEVKHNLTAINQEISRLSGAAASGDFSVRGDAEGFQYDFRAMVEALNTLMATADDNLHALSRLLRAIADGDLTHRMEGQFHGVFATMRDDGNATIERLTDIVSGIQDAAGSINTASSEIAAGNSDLSVRTEQQAASLEETAASMEELTSTVKQNAESARQANQLAVGAADVASKGGAVVGQVVTTMSDIETSSKKIAEIISVIDGIAFQTNILALNAAVEAARAGEQGRGFAVVASEVRTLAQRSANAAKEIKGLIDDSVSKVANGSALVDQAGRTMGEIVTSVQRVTDIMSEIAAASQEQSSGIEQVNLTVTQMDEATQQNAALVEEATAAARSMEEQAGQLASAVAVFKIKSPMPNASRQPSAPTAEVAAVRGRRQAKHGAPARTAHRVAAAAPSGNEWQTF from the coding sequence ATGTCCACCGACCGCCCCACTGGCCTGACCAGCATCAGCAGCAAAATCCACGCCGCGCTCGGCCTGGGGCTCGGGTTGATCCTGATCTGCGCCCTGGGAGGGCTGGCCTCGGCATGGTTCAGCCTGTCCGATACCGTGCCTCCGGCGGTCAACCGTGCGCAAAAGGGCGAAGCCCTCGCCCTCGAGTTCAGGATCCAGGTGCAGGAATGGAAGAACGTCCTGATCCGCGGGGGCGATGCGTCCCTGCGCGACAAATACCTGAAGGCTTTCCAGGAAAGCGGCAAGCGTGTCCAGGATGCCGCCTCCCAGATCGCCAACGAGGCAAGGCAGGCGGACAAGGCCAAGGCCGCCGACCTGGCCGCACGCTTCGGTGCACAGCATGCAACCCTGCAGGCCCAATACGATGCCGCCCTGGTGCAGTTCCAGTCCAATGCCTATGACACCCGCGCCACCGACCTGCTGGTCCGCGGCATGGATCGTCCGCCCACTCAGACCCTGGATGCCCTGAACCAGGCGCTGAGCGAGGATGCCAAGGCCGCGGTCGTGGCCAACGTCGCGCACGCGCGCAGCAAGCTGATGGTCTCCGCGCTGCTCACCATCGCGATCGCACTGGCGCTGCTGGTGGGGCTGGGAGTGTGGCTCAAGCGCGCCATCGTCGCCCCGATCATGGCGCTGTCCAACAGCGCCCAGCGCATGGCCCAGGGCGATCTGCAGGCCATCAACAGCTGGCGTGCCAATGACGAACTCGGGCTGTTGACCCGCAGCATGGACACCATGCAGGAACAGCTGAGGTCGGTGATCGCAGCCCAGCGCGAAATGTCCGAACAGCACGCAGCCGGCACCATCAGCCACCGGATGGACGCATCGCGCTTCCCTGGCGCCTACGGCCGCATGGTCGACGATACCAATCAGTTGGTGGCCGACCATATCGCGGTGAAGATGAGCATCATCGAGCTGGCCCAGCGCTATGCCATCGGCGACCTGAGCCAGGACATGACGCGGCTGCCCGGCGAGAAGGCGGTCATCACCCGGACCATGGACGAGGTCAAGCACAACCTGACCGCGATCAACCAGGAGATCTCGCGCCTGTCTGGCGCGGCCGCCAGCGGCGATTTCAGCGTGCGCGGCGACGCGGAAGGCTTCCAGTACGACTTCCGCGCCATGGTCGAGGCGTTGAACACGCTGATGGCCACGGCCGATGACAACCTGCATGCGCTCTCGCGGCTGCTGCGCGCCATCGCCGACGGCGACCTGACCCATCGCATGGAGGGCCAGTTCCATGGGGTGTTCGCCACCATGCGCGATGATGGCAATGCCACCATCGAGCGGCTGACCGACATCGTCAGCGGCATCCAGGATGCCGCGGGCAGCATCAACACCGCTTCCAGCGAAATCGCCGCCGGCAACAGCGACCTGTCGGTCCGGACCGAGCAGCAGGCCGCCAGCCTGGAAGAGACCGCCGCTTCGATGGAGGAACTGACCTCCACGGTCAAGCAGAATGCCGAAAGCGCCCGCCAGGCCAACCAGCTGGCGGTCGGCGCCGCCGACGTGGCCTCCAAGGGCGGCGCGGTCGTCGGTCAGGTGGTCACCACCATGTCCGACATCGAGACCTCCTCCAAGAAGATCGCCGAGATCATCTCGGTCATCGACGGCATCGCCTTCCAGACCAACATCCTGGCGCTCAATGCCGCGGTGGAAGCCGCGCGCGCCGGCGAGCAGGGTCGCGGCTTTGCCGTGGTCGCCTCCGAGGTGCGCACCCTGGCCCAGCGTTCGGCCAATGCCGCCAAGGAGATCAAGGGCCTGATCGACGATTCCGTGAGCAAGGTCGCCAATGGTTCGGCCCTGGTCGACCAGGCCGGCAGGACCATGGGCGAGATCGTGACAAGCGTGCAGCGGGTGACCGACATCATGAGTGAGATCGCGGCCGCCTCGCAGGAGCAGTCCTCGGGCATCGAGCAGGTCAACCTGACCGTCACCCAGATGGACGAGGCCACCCAGCAGAACGCCGCCCTGGTCGAGGAAGCCACCGCTGCCGCGCGCTCGATGGAAGAACAGGCCGGGCAACTGGCATCGGCGGTGGCCGTGTTCAAGATCAAATCACCGATGCCCAACGCCTCACGCCAGCCGAGCGCTCCGACGGCAGAGGTCGCGGCCGTCCGTGGGCGACGACAGGCCAAGCATGGCGCCCCCGCCAGGACCGCACACCGGGTCGCAGCTGCCGCGCCCAGCGGCAACGAATGGCAGACGTTCTGA